A genomic stretch from Methanorbis rubei includes:
- a CDS encoding ABC transporter ATP-binding protein — protein sequence MLEGSFSAQLRDFDLNVENFTVREGETLALIGENGAGKSTVLRILSGILKPASGKISLNGRILYDSNTGVLLPPEDRRIGYMFQNYALFPHMTAKENIAYGLKVQKMPQADIDFRVGELCERMGLSEVADQRVTRMSGGQRQKTALARALAPRPELLLLDEPLSALDVRTQEQMRRELASVIRAEQIPCILVTHSLVDALSFANRIAVIERGRIVGSGIPEEMIHNPVNGFMSTFSENLNLFRGKVVVSRSGVVCVDVGGVKIRAATALSGTVSVGIRPEELIISRERFVSSAINSFTGTITKIEDTGLYQLVHVDIGIPLAASVTQQSIERLGLATGQTVAVTFKATAVQVFV from the coding sequence ATGCTTGAAGGATCGTTTTCTGCACAGCTTCGCGATTTCGATCTGAACGTAGAAAATTTCACGGTGAGAGAGGGCGAGACGCTTGCTTTGATCGGGGAGAACGGAGCAGGAAAGTCAACGGTCCTGCGGATTCTGTCCGGCATTTTAAAGCCAGCATCAGGAAAGATTTCGCTGAACGGCCGCATTTTGTATGATTCAAATACGGGCGTCCTTCTGCCGCCCGAAGACCGCAGAATCGGGTATATGTTCCAGAACTATGCGCTGTTTCCGCATATGACGGCTAAGGAGAACATCGCATACGGCCTCAAAGTGCAGAAGATGCCGCAGGCTGATATCGATTTTCGTGTTGGTGAACTCTGCGAGCGGATGGGTCTGTCAGAGGTTGCGGATCAGCGGGTGACGCGGATGTCGGGCGGGCAGCGTCAGAAGACTGCGCTTGCCCGTGCTCTTGCACCAAGGCCTGAACTGCTACTCTTGGATGAACCGCTGTCGGCACTTGATGTGCGGACGCAGGAGCAGATGCGGCGAGAGCTTGCGTCCGTGATTCGGGCTGAGCAGATCCCCTGTATTCTGGTGACGCATTCACTCGTCGACGCTCTTTCGTTTGCGAACCGGATTGCGGTGATTGAGCGGGGCAGAATTGTTGGATCGGGGATACCGGAAGAGATGATTCATAATCCGGTTAACGGGTTTATGTCGACGTTCTCGGAGAATCTGAATCTGTTTCGAGGAAAAGTGGTGGTCAGCCGCAGCGGAGTTGTCTGTGTGGATGTTGGGGGCGTGAAGATTCGTGCGGCAACCGCTCTTTCCGGCACGGTGAGTGTTGGCATCCGGCCCGAGGAATTAATCATCTCCCGCGAGCGGTTTGTGTCGAGTGCAATCAACTCGTTTACGGGCACGATTACAAAAATCGAGGATACGGGTCTGTACCAGTTAGTGCACGTGGATATCGGTATTCCGCTTGCGGCGTCCGTGACGCAGCAGAGTATTGAGCGGCTCGGCCTCGCGACCGGCCAGACGGTTGCGGTGACGTTTAAGGCGACTGCGGTTCAGGTGTTTGTCTGA
- a CDS encoding ABC transporter permease, whose amino-acid sequence MSQARAKHHQVSRIGTKAIVAGLIFLFLIFITIPLVSLFTRVSPEDFITALSSPLARDALWLSVITATFSTIVVVILGTPLAYVNARFSYWGRDIVDTLTDLPIVLPPTVAGLALLMAFGRNGLLGQYLSVFGVQIAFTTVAVVIAQIFVASPFYIRQARSSFEGVDQNLEAASRTLGATPIQTFFKVTMPLAASSLLSGIIMTFARALGEFGATLMFAGNFQGKTQTMPLAIYSELQSDMAVSIALAILLVVFSFAIILAVKYIGRRENTYA is encoded by the coding sequence ATGAGTCAGGCACGCGCAAAACATCATCAAGTTTCCCGCATCGGAACAAAGGCGATTGTTGCCGGACTCATCTTCCTATTTCTTATTTTTATTACCATTCCGCTGGTCTCGCTGTTTACGCGAGTCAGTCCGGAAGATTTCATCACAGCCCTCTCAAGCCCTCTTGCCCGCGACGCACTCTGGCTCAGTGTTATTACCGCAACGTTCAGCACGATTGTGGTGGTAATTCTTGGAACCCCTCTTGCGTATGTGAATGCACGCTTTTCTTACTGGGGCCGTGATATTGTTGATACATTAACGGATCTGCCGATTGTGCTGCCGCCAACCGTCGCAGGTCTTGCACTTCTGATGGCGTTCGGGCGAAACGGTCTTTTAGGCCAGTATTTGAGCGTCTTCGGCGTCCAGATTGCGTTTACGACGGTTGCGGTCGTGATCGCCCAGATATTTGTTGCGTCACCGTTTTACATTCGTCAGGCGCGGTCGAGTTTTGAAGGAGTAGATCAAAATCTCGAAGCTGCCTCACGGACACTTGGCGCAACGCCGATTCAGACATTTTTCAAGGTGACGATGCCGCTCGCGGCAAGTTCACTGTTGTCAGGTATTATCATGACGTTTGCAAGAGCTCTTGGCGAGTTTGGCGCAACGCTAATGTTTGCCGGCAATTTCCAAGGAAAAACCCAGACGATGCCGCTCGCTATCTACAGCGAGCTGCAAAGCGATATGGCGGTTTCAATTGCGCTGGCAATTCTTCTGGTGGTGTTTTCGTTCGCGATCATTCTTGCCGTAAAGTATATCGGAAGAAGGGAGAACACGTATGCTTGA
- the modA gene encoding molybdate ABC transporter substrate-binding protein, whose product MRLNKSFIFAALLVCVVLTVAIAGCIGTTTPEEQTPVEIDVYAAASLTGVMTELGNKFMAENKNIKVNFNFAGSQTLKTQILEGADADLYISANNAQFTPVVDAGLIGEKKILLKNKLAIAVPKANNKNITDLAGMAEKDVVLVIGNKDVPFGQYTRDIINKYQNDSHDGYVDAFMANVKSEVDAVDKVKPLLVLDEADASLVYKSDISKADKDDITLIELPDKYNVIADYPYGIINTTKNPDAVKAFESYMTGPVGTALLKDYGFDPVAA is encoded by the coding sequence ATGAGACTGAACAAATCTTTCATTTTTGCAGCACTGCTGGTGTGTGTAGTGCTGACAGTCGCGATCGCCGGTTGTATCGGAACAACGACTCCCGAAGAGCAGACGCCGGTCGAAATCGACGTCTATGCCGCAGCATCACTGACCGGTGTCATGACCGAGCTTGGCAACAAGTTCATGGCAGAGAACAAGAACATCAAAGTCAACTTCAACTTCGCCGGAAGCCAGACCTTAAAGACCCAGATTCTCGAAGGTGCTGACGCTGACCTCTACATCTCGGCAAACAACGCACAGTTCACGCCGGTTGTTGACGCAGGCCTCATTGGCGAGAAGAAGATTCTTCTCAAGAACAAGCTCGCAATCGCCGTCCCGAAAGCAAACAACAAAAACATCACTGACCTTGCCGGCATGGCAGAAAAAGACGTTGTGCTCGTAATCGGTAACAAAGATGTTCCGTTCGGCCAGTACACCCGCGATATCATCAACAAGTACCAGAACGACAGCCACGATGGATACGTTGACGCATTCATGGCAAACGTGAAGTCAGAAGTTGACGCAGTCGACAAAGTCAAGCCGCTGCTTGTCCTCGACGAAGCAGATGCATCCCTTGTCTACAAGTCTGACATCTCCAAAGCAGACAAAGATGATATCACTTTAATTGAACTCCCAGACAAGTACAATGTAATTGCAGACTACCCGTACGGTATCATCAACACAACAAAGAACCCTGATGCAGTCAAAGCATTTGAGTCCTATATGACCGGTCCTGTTGGAACCGCACTTCTGAAGGACTACGGATTTGATCCGGTAGCCGCATAA
- a CDS encoding molybdopterin-binding protein produces the protein MAMKRYLHQITVNEAVEVIKSIPPHTTIRRVPVIESVGHKLAQSIYAEYSVPEVPVSAMDGFAVKSSQTVKAGDQTPLTLKNFAQVNTGNVIPKEFDAVIRVEDVWFEGSSEAITIRKSVNPGTNVRAAGEDIRAGQLILPAGTIIRPFDVGAIASYGITHVSVRSVSVGILPTGTELIMPGERPAPGQVVESNTTMAEAYLRQFGVGVIRYPPVVDNPVLIRGALEKILAENDIAIVSAGSSAGTKDFTAKVIAELGELLFHGVAVKPAKPAMFGLVGKKPVFGLPGYPLSAQTVLRLFVGELLESWGWKRPRHAYINVRLGDSISSEGGIDEFSLHAAARIGSDYAAIPQSRGASVQMTGVRSNIVIQIPNGIEGFEAGEIVPALLAVPIEELDRTVLIAGVYDASIEALTELAVKKDIRIRTGNFNGLSGLMLLMKNACHLVCITDSSDLAVLGDLPIVQHKITKNAVLVCRKEMENDPLTKTVLELADSAEFRKKLSRS, from the coding sequence ATGGCAATGAAACGCTACTTACACCAGATAACCGTCAATGAAGCGGTAGAAGTCATCAAAAGCATTCCACCGCACACCACCATCCGCCGCGTTCCGGTCATTGAATCGGTCGGCCACAAACTTGCCCAGTCGATCTACGCCGAGTACTCGGTTCCCGAAGTTCCGGTCTCTGCGATGGACGGCTTTGCCGTCAAATCATCACAGACAGTAAAAGCAGGCGACCAGACGCCCCTCACCCTCAAAAACTTCGCACAGGTCAACACCGGCAACGTCATCCCCAAAGAGTTCGACGCAGTCATTCGCGTCGAAGACGTATGGTTTGAAGGATCTTCTGAAGCAATCACCATTCGCAAATCCGTCAATCCGGGCACAAACGTCCGGGCCGCAGGCGAAGACATCAGAGCAGGCCAGCTCATCCTTCCTGCCGGAACCATCATCCGCCCGTTCGACGTGGGAGCAATCGCCTCCTACGGAATCACCCACGTAAGTGTCAGATCTGTCTCGGTCGGCATACTCCCGACCGGTACCGAACTCATCATGCCGGGCGAGCGGCCAGCTCCCGGTCAGGTCGTTGAAAGCAACACCACAATGGCAGAAGCCTACCTCCGCCAGTTCGGTGTTGGCGTCATCCGCTACCCGCCAGTCGTTGACAATCCGGTCCTCATCCGGGGAGCACTCGAAAAAATTCTCGCGGAAAATGATATCGCCATCGTCTCTGCGGGGTCCTCAGCCGGCACCAAAGACTTCACCGCAAAAGTCATCGCAGAACTTGGTGAACTCCTCTTCCACGGCGTCGCCGTCAAACCGGCAAAACCTGCAATGTTTGGACTCGTCGGAAAAAAACCGGTCTTCGGACTGCCCGGCTACCCGCTCTCGGCACAAACTGTTCTCCGCCTCTTTGTAGGTGAACTCCTCGAATCATGGGGATGGAAGAGACCCAGACATGCCTACATCAATGTCAGACTCGGCGACTCCATCTCGTCCGAAGGCGGCATTGATGAGTTCAGTCTGCATGCAGCAGCAAGAATCGGCAGCGACTATGCCGCAATTCCTCAGTCGCGAGGTGCAAGCGTCCAGATGACAGGCGTTCGATCCAACATTGTCATTCAGATTCCAAACGGCATCGAAGGATTCGAAGCAGGCGAAATTGTGCCCGCCCTCCTCGCCGTCCCGATCGAAGAACTCGACCGAACCGTTTTGATTGCGGGCGTCTATGACGCCTCTATCGAAGCGCTCACCGAACTTGCCGTCAAAAAAGATATCCGCATTAGAACCGGCAACTTCAACGGACTCTCAGGACTCATGCTTCTGATGAAAAACGCCTGCCATCTCGTCTGTATCACAGATTCCTCTGACCTCGCCGTGCTCGGCGACCTGCCAATCGTGCAGCATAAGATCACCAAAAATGCAGTTCTGGTCTGCCGCAAAGAGATGGAGAACGATCCACTCACAAAAACAGTACTCGAGCTTGCAGACTCAGCAGAGTTCAGGAAAAAACTCTCCCGCTCCTGA
- the glp gene encoding gephyrin-like molybdotransferase Glp codes for MRFLRLQTATAAEDALLAITKPLSKETIPLDQACGRILADTITASEDIPGFDRSVKDGYAVRSTDTLGASEQKPKTLTLTGKILMGQNNSGFLDEKTAKYIPTGGVMPEGADAVIMQENTELAGDLVIIKGPVNPGADVLAKDEDFAKGQTVFLAGTKLTAQAAGVLAALGIDPVSVSRKPKIGIISTGNELVAPAAELHIGQIRDANSTLLQHFVTEAGGVPTFYGIIPDIAETLQSMLATAVAECDAVIISGGSSKDERDVTAKVIAELGTIHVHGISIAPGKPTIIGSIHQKPVIGLPGHPASTYMIATAFARPMMAKMTGEQFNDRIVSAKLAMSFPSEKGREDLIRIKILPDGRAEPVLGKSGLLNTLIHSNGYIRVPAGLDGHEAGETVEVHLWQ; via the coding sequence ATGAGATTCCTCAGGCTGCAAACAGCAACCGCAGCAGAAGACGCACTCCTCGCAATCACCAAACCCCTATCAAAGGAAACAATCCCCTTAGACCAGGCCTGCGGCAGAATCCTCGCAGACACCATCACCGCATCTGAAGACATCCCCGGATTTGACCGCTCAGTCAAAGACGGCTACGCAGTCCGCTCAACAGACACCCTTGGGGCCTCAGAACAAAAACCAAAAACCCTCACACTCACCGGAAAAATCCTCATGGGCCAGAACAACTCTGGCTTCCTCGACGAAAAAACCGCCAAATACATCCCAACTGGCGGCGTCATGCCTGAGGGCGCAGACGCAGTCATCATGCAGGAAAACACCGAACTCGCAGGCGACCTCGTCATCATCAAAGGCCCCGTAAACCCGGGAGCAGACGTCCTTGCAAAAGACGAAGACTTCGCCAAAGGCCAGACTGTATTTCTTGCTGGAACAAAACTCACAGCTCAGGCAGCAGGCGTCCTTGCAGCACTCGGCATTGATCCCGTGAGCGTAAGCCGCAAGCCAAAAATCGGCATCATCTCAACCGGCAACGAACTCGTAGCACCCGCAGCAGAGCTGCATATCGGCCAGATAAGAGACGCCAACAGCACCCTCCTTCAGCACTTCGTCACCGAAGCTGGCGGTGTGCCCACGTTCTACGGCATCATCCCTGACATCGCAGAAACCCTTCAAAGCATGCTTGCAACCGCAGTAGCAGAATGCGACGCAGTCATCATCTCAGGCGGCAGCTCCAAAGACGAACGCGACGTCACCGCAAAAGTCATCGCAGAACTTGGCACAATCCACGTCCACGGCATCTCAATTGCGCCCGGCAAACCAACCATTATCGGATCCATTCACCAAAAACCCGTCATCGGACTACCCGGGCATCCGGCATCCACCTACATGATCGCAACCGCCTTCGCAAGACCCATGATGGCAAAAATGACCGGCGAACAATTCAACGACCGCATCGTCTCAGCAAAACTCGCCATGAGCTTCCCCTCAGAAAAAGGACGCGAAGACCTCATCCGAATCAAAATCTTACCGGACGGGCGAGCAGAACCAGTCCTTGGCAAATCCGGTCTCTTAAACACCCTCATCCACAGCAACGGCTACATCCGCGTCCCCGCAGGACTCGACGGACACGAAGCAGGCGAAACAGTGGAGGTCCACCTATGGCAATGA
- a CDS encoding molybdopterin-binding protein: protein MKISARNQIKGKIVKITEGAVNAEVVIEITGGQQITSIITKTAVKSLGLAVGKEAYAIVKASEVMVGIE, encoded by the coding sequence ATGAAAATTAGTGCAAGGAACCAGATCAAGGGAAAGATTGTCAAGATTACGGAAGGCGCAGTAAACGCTGAAGTCGTGATTGAGATAACGGGCGGCCAGCAGATCACATCAATCATCACCAAGACCGCGGTAAAGAGCCTCGGACTCGCTGTAGGAAAAGAAGCCTACGCGATTGTCAAGGCAAGCGAAGTCATGGTCGGTATCGAATAA
- the tsaA gene encoding tRNA (N6-threonylcarbamoyladenosine(37)-N6)-methyltransferase TrmO, producing MDSVTYQPIGIIHSSHTNLQGMPIQPPAAKACTGILELRPDLEEGLLGIEGFSRIILIYSLHKSEGFALTATPFLDTESHGVFATRVPRRPNQIGFSVVRLIERKGRNLAIGDVDILDGTPVLDIKPYVPLFDAYPNERCGWFEGKLGEIESARSDDRFMRPLSETKL from the coding sequence ATGGACTCAGTCACCTACCAGCCAATCGGCATCATCCATTCCTCGCACACGAACCTGCAAGGCATGCCGATTCAGCCGCCTGCCGCAAAAGCATGCACCGGCATCCTTGAGCTGCGGCCTGATCTGGAGGAGGGACTGCTTGGCATCGAAGGATTTTCCCGCATTATTCTGATCTATAGTCTGCACAAAAGCGAAGGCTTTGCCCTCACCGCAACGCCGTTTCTTGACACTGAGTCGCACGGCGTGTTTGCAACCCGGGTTCCCCGCAGGCCAAACCAGATAGGATTTTCGGTGGTCAGGCTGATTGAGCGGAAGGGGAGAAATCTTGCGATCGGGGATGTGGATATTCTTGACGGAACGCCGGTGCTCGACATCAAGCCGTATGTGCCCTTATTTGATGCGTATCCGAACGAACGATGCGGATGGTTTGAGGGAAAGCTCGGGGAAATCGAGTCAGCAAGATCTGACGACCGGTTTATGCGGCCTTTGTCAGAGACCAAACTATGA
- a CDS encoding YkgJ family cysteine cluster protein, translated as MPIRPEAELAALQSELSLLNAYPKEKLADIIRDIGFSCICCGKCCTRDFNGHVFLLSSDARNAAAFAPEALMPAPDFSYSDSEGNFYVSGYALRTKPDGSCVFLSEEKRCTIYDRRFSICRIYPYMLHREPDARGRIDWRQISGLDEHGEYDVEISTTAADAAAGEVIAYETAYLVQEIKFHEAVLVRFSEKGIRFVRRDHDLRMREFLRGEDAVSVYVWNGEELCLEEAMPGDYR; from the coding sequence ATGCCGATTCGTCCCGAAGCTGAACTTGCTGCGTTGCAGAGCGAGCTCTCTCTCCTCAATGCCTATCCGAAGGAGAAGCTTGCAGATATTATTCGGGACATCGGATTTTCCTGCATCTGCTGCGGCAAATGCTGCACCCGTGACTTTAACGGCCATGTGTTTCTGCTCTCATCCGATGCGAGAAACGCGGCCGCGTTTGCCCCCGAAGCGCTGATGCCGGCGCCGGATTTTTCCTACTCAGACAGTGAAGGAAACTTCTATGTCTCAGGCTACGCACTGAGGACAAAACCTGACGGCTCTTGCGTGTTCCTCTCTGAAGAGAAACGCTGCACGATCTATGACCGCAGATTTTCCATCTGCCGGATTTATCCCTATATGCTGCACCGCGAACCAGACGCACGTGGACGTATCGACTGGCGGCAGATCAGCGGGCTTGACGAACATGGCGAGTATGATGTGGAGATATCGACAACCGCGGCTGACGCTGCGGCAGGTGAGGTCATCGCATACGAGACCGCGTATCTTGTGCAGGAGATCAAATTTCATGAGGCGGTTCTCGTGAGGTTTTCTGAGAAGGGCATCAGATTCGTCCGCCGCGATCATGATCTGCGAATGCGGGAGTTTCTGCGTGGGGAGGACGCTGTGTCTGTTTACGTCTGGAATGGGGAGGAGCTTTGCCTAGAAGAGGCGATGCCTGGGGATTATCGGTAA
- the mfnA gene encoding tyrosine decarboxylase MfnA produces MEERGCSREEVISFLSGVRAEDVHHDHILSSMCTIPHPIAIAVQEMFCATNLGDPGLFPGTMKIEDLLIKSLGDLMHLGSAGGYATSGGTESNLQAIRIAKKQRPDAKHPNIVVPASAHFSFDKTCDMLGLEMRVAPYGKDYMVDTEKMAELVDANTIAVAAVAGTTEYGMVDDVQTIAKIAKEHDCFCHVDAAFGGLVIPFLERPIPFDFAVAGVDSISLDPHKMGLSTIPCGCLLLREQEMLGCLNVDTPYLTVKKQCTLAGTRPGADVAGAYAVIRYLGREGFSSMVAGCMENTRRLVAGMEACGFSRVVDPVMNVAAFSGGGCVPEGWKVSHTRDGHLRFVLMPHVTRDVVERFLADVARG; encoded by the coding sequence ATGGAGGAGAGAGGATGCAGTAGGGAGGAGGTAATCTCCTTCCTTTCCGGTGTTCGGGCTGAGGATGTGCATCATGATCATATCCTGAGTTCGATGTGTACGATTCCGCATCCGATTGCGATTGCGGTGCAGGAGATGTTTTGTGCGACGAATCTGGGAGACCCTGGTCTGTTTCCCGGGACGATGAAAATCGAGGATCTGTTGATCAAATCCTTAGGCGATCTGATGCATCTGGGTTCTGCCGGAGGTTACGCGACTTCTGGGGGGACCGAGTCAAATCTTCAGGCGATTCGTATTGCAAAGAAGCAGAGACCTGATGCAAAGCATCCAAATATTGTGGTTCCTGCGTCTGCGCATTTTTCGTTTGATAAGACGTGTGATATGCTGGGTCTTGAGATGCGGGTTGCGCCATACGGGAAAGACTACATGGTGGATACCGAAAAAATGGCGGAGCTGGTGGATGCGAATACGATTGCGGTGGCGGCAGTTGCCGGGACGACCGAGTATGGTATGGTGGATGATGTGCAAACTATTGCAAAAATTGCAAAGGAGCATGATTGTTTCTGCCATGTGGACGCGGCATTCGGGGGACTGGTGATTCCGTTCCTTGAGCGGCCGATTCCGTTTGATTTTGCGGTGGCGGGGGTTGATTCGATTTCTCTTGATCCGCATAAGATGGGGCTTTCGACGATTCCGTGCGGGTGTCTTCTGCTGAGGGAGCAGGAGATGCTTGGGTGTTTGAATGTTGATACGCCGTATCTGACGGTGAAGAAGCAGTGTACGCTTGCGGGAACGCGGCCAGGGGCTGATGTTGCGGGGGCGTATGCGGTGATTCGTTATCTGGGCCGCGAGGGGTTTTCTTCGATGGTTGCCGGTTGTATGGAGAATACGCGGCGATTGGTTGCCGGGATGGAGGCCTGCGGGTTTTCCCGAGTGGTTGATCCGGTTATGAATGTGGCGGCGTTTTCTGGTGGGGGTTGTGTGCCTGAGGGGTGGAAGGTTTCGCATACGCGGGATGGGCATCTGCGGTTTGTGCTGATGCCGCATGTAACAAGGGATGTGGTGGAGCGTTTCCTTGCTGATGTGGCAAGGGGATAA
- the ppsA gene encoding phosphoenolpyruvate synthase — translation MDKSPDILWLNEIRKDDIPSVGGKGASLGEMTSIGLPVPQGFVVTAQAFRKFLQLTKLEDSIFDILEKLNVDDNDALNSTADMVKEMVSSVKIPDQIKKEISASYKKMGSETVVAVRSSATAEDLPDASFAGQQETYLNILGDEDLLQAVQDCWASLYGARAIYYRAKQGFDDRTVNIAVVVQQLVFSEKAGVMFSSHPISGAANVIMEGSWGLGEAVVSGTVSPDNYVYDRKNKRITTKTIANKSVEIIPDGNKGTKTVAVPANRQDAQVLSDKEVAKLAEFAVISEEHYKIPQDMEWGIVGDTIYILQSRPITTIQKNGTAKNGESCGDVTPDAEVILQGYGASPGVASGPVIIVTDARDTSRVKEGDIMVSPMTNPDMVPAMRKVVGIITDEGGMTCHAAIVSRELGTPAVVGTKKATTLLKEGQIVTIDGEKGLIYDGKLAAAVPAAGAAVTAAVAAAPIITATSVKVNVSMPEAAARAAATGADGVGLLRIEHLIIGMNKTPGWYIKNKKEEEFISELYNGIKTVLDAFRGKPVWVRTIDSPTDEFRNMAGGEDEPDEHNPMLGFRGIRRDLRQIDQLRIQAACFKRLWDAGYDNLGIMFPLVQHPREFIAAKEAFRSWGIDVDNRVLGIMVEVPASAIIIDEFIKAGINFCSFGTNDLVQYTLAVDRNNGLIGDMYEPEHPAVMRLIASCIEQCREAGVECSICGQAGSDPKFVKWLVNQGIASVSSNIDAIQKIRETVAKTERQILLNAALKKN, via the coding sequence ATGGACAAATCACCCGATATCTTATGGCTCAACGAAATCCGTAAAGATGACATCCCTTCTGTTGGAGGGAAAGGCGCCTCTCTTGGTGAAATGACCTCCATTGGTCTCCCTGTTCCACAGGGTTTTGTCGTGACCGCCCAGGCTTTCCGCAAATTTCTGCAGCTGACAAAACTTGAGGATTCCATCTTCGATATACTGGAAAAACTCAATGTCGATGACAACGATGCCCTCAACTCGACCGCCGACATGGTCAAAGAGATGGTAAGTTCCGTCAAGATACCTGATCAGATCAAAAAAGAGATCTCCGCATCCTACAAGAAAATGGGATCCGAGACGGTCGTAGCTGTCAGATCCAGCGCAACCGCAGAAGACCTGCCGGACGCATCCTTTGCCGGTCAGCAGGAAACCTACCTGAATATTCTCGGCGATGAAGACCTTCTTCAGGCCGTGCAGGACTGCTGGGCCTCCCTCTACGGTGCCCGCGCCATCTACTATCGTGCGAAACAGGGATTCGATGACCGCACCGTCAATATCGCGGTCGTCGTCCAGCAGCTGGTTTTCTCAGAAAAAGCCGGAGTCATGTTCTCGTCCCACCCGATTTCAGGGGCAGCAAACGTCATCATGGAAGGCTCATGGGGCCTTGGCGAAGCAGTAGTTTCCGGAACCGTTTCTCCTGACAACTATGTCTATGACCGCAAAAACAAGCGGATCACGACCAAAACCATCGCCAACAAATCCGTGGAAATTATTCCTGACGGAAACAAAGGAACCAAAACCGTAGCCGTCCCGGCAAACCGCCAGGACGCTCAGGTTCTCTCCGACAAAGAGGTCGCAAAACTCGCAGAGTTTGCCGTAATCTCTGAAGAGCATTACAAGATCCCGCAGGACATGGAATGGGGAATTGTGGGCGACACCATCTACATCCTCCAGTCCAGACCGATCACCACGATCCAGAAGAACGGAACCGCAAAGAACGGCGAGTCCTGCGGTGACGTCACTCCGGACGCAGAAGTGATCTTACAGGGATACGGAGCGTCCCCTGGTGTAGCGTCCGGCCCAGTCATTATCGTGACTGATGCACGCGACACCTCCCGTGTCAAAGAAGGCGACATCATGGTTTCTCCCATGACCAACCCTGACATGGTTCCAGCCATGCGCAAAGTAGTTGGTATCATCACTGACGAAGGCGGAATGACCTGCCATGCGGCAATCGTGTCCAGAGAACTGGGCACACCCGCAGTTGTCGGCACAAAGAAGGCAACAACGCTCCTCAAGGAAGGACAGATCGTCACCATCGATGGAGAGAAAGGTCTGATCTATGACGGAAAGCTCGCAGCAGCAGTTCCGGCAGCAGGCGCGGCCGTAACCGCAGCGGTTGCAGCAGCCCCGATTATTACGGCAACATCCGTGAAGGTCAACGTCTCTATGCCGGAAGCTGCCGCACGTGCAGCAGCTACCGGTGCTGACGGGGTTGGACTGCTCAGAATCGAGCATCTGATTATCGGTATGAACAAGACTCCCGGCTGGTACATTAAGAACAAGAAGGAAGAGGAGTTCATCTCTGAACTTTACAATGGTATCAAGACTGTGCTGGACGCATTCCGCGGCAAGCCGGTCTGGGTAAGAACGATCGATTCCCCGACCGATGAGTTCAGAAATATGGCGGGCGGCGAGGACGAGCCTGACGAGCACAACCCAATGCTGGGATTCCGCGGTATCCGCCGCGATCTTCGCCAGATCGATCAACTGAGAATTCAGGCTGCTTGTTTCAAACGTCTTTGGGACGCGGGATACGATAATCTCGGTATTATGTTCCCGCTCGTTCAGCACCCCCGCGAGTTTATCGCGGCAAAGGAGGCGTTCCGTTCCTGGGGTATTGATGTGGACAACCGTGTGCTCGGTATTATGGTGGAGGTCCCAGCGTCCGCTATTATTATTGATGAGTTCATTAAGGCAGGCATCAACTTCTGTTCGTTTGGAACAAATGATCTGGTTCAGTATACGCTTGCGGTGGACCGCAATAACGGTCTTATCGGCGATATGTATGAACCGGAGCATCCTGCGGTTATGCGGCTGATTGCAAGCTGTATTGAGCAGTGCCGCGAAGCAGGTGTCGAGTGTTCGATCTGCGGTCAGGCAGGTTCAGATCCGAAGTTTGTGAAGTGGCTGGTGAATCAGGGTATTGCGAGTGTTTCGTCGAACATTGATGCGATCCAGAAGATTCGCGAGACTGTCGCAAAGACGGAGCGCCAGATTCTTTTGAATGCGGCGTTGAAGAAGAATTAA